A portion of the Pseudomonas protegens CHA0 genome contains these proteins:
- a CDS encoding DUF1656 domain-containing protein has product MIGDLDISGVFLPTLLVLMGITYGLYLLVHGVLTRLHFYRLVWHRALFNVGLYALLLGAVDSLSRYLMT; this is encoded by the coding sequence ATGATCGGTGATCTGGATATCAGCGGGGTGTTCCTGCCCACGCTGCTGGTGCTGATGGGCATCACTTATGGCTTGTACCTGCTGGTGCACGGGGTGCTGACGCGCTTGCACTTTTATCGTCTGGTCTGGCACCGGGCGCTGTTCAACGTGGGTCTCTACGCTCTGCTACTGGGCGCCGTGGACTCTCTCAGTCGATACCTGATGACATGA
- a CDS encoding HlyD family secretion protein translates to MKKPLLTIGRVVLTLLVVTFAVVVVWRMVMYYMFAPWTRDGHIRADIVQIAPDVSGLIQQVEVRDNQLVQRGQVLFSIDQDRFKLALRQAKAALADRQETLAQAQREAKRNRGLGNLVPREQLEESQSREARAQSALAEAQVAVDSAQLNLDRSVVRSPVDGYVNDRAPRTQEFVTAGRPVLSVVDSNSFHIDGYFEETKLDGIHVGQAVDIRVIGDRARLRGHVESIVAGIEDRDRSSGSNLLPNVNPAFSWVRLAQRIPVRIAFDDVPADFRMIAGRTATVSILDDQAKQEPGQ, encoded by the coding sequence ATGAAAAAACCTTTATTGACCATTGGCCGTGTGGTCCTGACGTTACTGGTGGTGACCTTCGCGGTCGTGGTGGTCTGGCGCATGGTGATGTACTACATGTTCGCGCCCTGGACCCGGGACGGGCATATCCGCGCCGATATCGTGCAGATCGCTCCGGACGTGTCCGGGCTGATCCAGCAGGTGGAAGTGCGTGACAACCAACTGGTGCAGCGCGGCCAGGTGCTGTTCAGCATCGACCAGGACCGCTTCAAGCTGGCCCTGCGCCAGGCCAAGGCGGCCCTGGCCGACCGCCAGGAAACCCTGGCCCAGGCCCAGCGCGAGGCCAAGCGCAACCGTGGCCTGGGCAACCTGGTGCCGCGCGAGCAACTGGAAGAAAGCCAGTCCCGCGAGGCCCGTGCCCAATCGGCCCTGGCCGAGGCCCAGGTGGCGGTGGACAGCGCCCAGCTCAACCTCGACCGCTCGGTGGTACGCAGCCCGGTGGACGGCTACGTCAACGACCGTGCACCGCGCACCCAGGAATTCGTCACCGCCGGGCGCCCGGTGCTATCGGTGGTGGACAGCAACTCCTTTCATATCGATGGCTATTTCGAAGAGACCAAGCTCGATGGCATCCATGTCGGCCAGGCCGTGGATATCCGTGTGATCGGCGACCGTGCGCGGCTGCGCGGGCATGTGGAAAGCATCGTCGCCGGGATCGAGGACCGTGATCGCAGCAGCGGCTCCAACCTGTTGCCCAACGTCAACCCGGCCTTCAGCTGGGTGCGCCTGGCGCAACGGATTCCGGTGCGCATCGCCTTCGACGATGTGCCGGCGGACTTTCGCATGATCGCCGGGCGCACCGCCACGGTGTCGATCCTCGACGACCAGGCCAAGCAGGAGCCCGGCCAATGA
- a CDS encoding efflux transporter outer membrane subunit produces the protein MNNGARLALAGLGLLLSACQMVGPDYQVPGDAAVQRKDLQGQLSAKGANVVSAPVPADWWRLYQDPRLDQLVQQALASNTDLRVAAANLARARAQVDEAQAAGGWSGGVKAGVERLQESGEAFLLPEKVPVANVGNLSISTSYQFDLFGTLQRGIEAAQANADATQAAADTARITLVADVVRAYTQVCAANEEREIAEHSLSLQAQSTELTQRLRDAGRGDETQVTRSQTQFKSLRAELPRYEAARQSGLFRLSMLLAKPLDQLPAGTDSCAQLPHITQLLPVGDGAALLKRRPDVRQAERQLAAATARIGVATGALYPDISIGATVGTVGILDNLGKPSTNRWGFGPLISWTVPANGARERIHEAEAASQGALAHFDGVVLNAIRETQTGLAQYSAQLQRRDALADAEQSAQLAADQTHRFFQAGRASFLADLQATRTYTDMRAQLAAANTQVAMSQIDLFLALGGGWESGRTQGPEHAKP, from the coding sequence ATGAACAACGGCGCGCGTTTGGCCCTGGCCGGGCTCGGCCTGCTGCTCTCGGCCTGCCAGATGGTCGGGCCGGATTACCAGGTGCCCGGGGATGCTGCGGTGCAGCGCAAGGATTTGCAGGGCCAGTTGAGCGCCAAGGGCGCCAACGTGGTGTCGGCGCCGGTGCCTGCCGACTGGTGGCGGCTGTACCAGGACCCGCGTCTGGACCAGCTGGTGCAGCAGGCCCTGGCTTCCAACACCGACCTGCGGGTGGCGGCGGCCAACCTGGCTCGGGCCCGCGCCCAGGTGGATGAAGCCCAGGCCGCCGGTGGCTGGAGCGGTGGGGTCAAGGCCGGGGTCGAGCGCCTGCAGGAATCCGGCGAAGCCTTCCTGCTGCCGGAAAAGGTGCCAGTGGCCAACGTCGGCAACCTGTCCATCAGCACCTCCTACCAGTTCGACCTGTTCGGCACCTTGCAGCGCGGCATCGAGGCGGCCCAGGCCAATGCCGACGCGACCCAGGCTGCGGCGGATACCGCGCGCATCACCCTGGTGGCGGACGTGGTGCGGGCCTACACCCAGGTTTGCGCGGCCAACGAAGAACGGGAAATCGCCGAGCACTCCCTGAGCCTGCAAGCCCAGAGCACCGAGCTGACCCAGCGCCTGCGCGATGCGGGGCGCGGCGACGAAACCCAGGTCACCCGTTCTCAGACCCAATTCAAATCCCTGCGTGCCGAACTGCCGCGCTATGAGGCGGCGCGCCAATCGGGGCTGTTCCGCCTGTCGATGCTGCTGGCCAAGCCGCTGGATCAATTGCCCGCCGGCACTGACAGTTGCGCCCAGTTGCCGCATATCACCCAGCTGTTGCCGGTGGGCGATGGCGCGGCGCTGCTCAAGCGCCGCCCCGACGTACGGCAGGCCGAGCGCCAGCTGGCCGCCGCCACCGCGCGCATCGGCGTGGCCACCGGGGCCCTGTATCCGGATATCAGCATCGGCGCGACGGTCGGCACCGTGGGCATCCTCGACAACCTCGGCAAGCCTTCCACCAATCGCTGGGGCTTCGGCCCGCTGATCAGCTGGACGGTGCCGGCCAATGGCGCCCGCGAGCGCATTCATGAAGCCGAGGCCGCCAGCCAGGGCGCCCTGGCGCATTTCGATGGGGTGGTGCTCAACGCCATCCGCGAAACCCAGACCGGCCTGGCCCAGTACAGCGCGCAGCTGCAGCGCCGCGATGCCCTGGCGGATGCCGAGCAGTCGGCGCAACTGGCGGCGGACCAGACCCACCGCTTCTTCCAGGCCGGGCGCGCGTCCTTCCTCGCCGACCTGCAGGCTACCCGCACCTACACCGATATGCGCGCGCAACTGGCGGCGGCCAACACCCAGGTAGCCATGAGCCAGATCGATCTGTTCCTGGCCCTGGGCGGCGGTTGGGAAAGCGGACGAACGCAAGGCCCGGAACACGCGAAACCCTGA